One Brassica oleracea var. oleracea cultivar TO1000 chromosome C7, BOL, whole genome shotgun sequence genomic window carries:
- the LOC106302456 gene encoding uncharacterized protein LOC106302456, whose product MNSNSKNSVSGDLLSKKPTRKDAVSSAASMKPSASPMKPSAAPMKPSAAPMKPSAAPMKPIGQSGISGDSSLKKRNGKAVVCSDVPSDKNDGVVFSKNVTFGPQADELRFRLIHFWEARNALSKILIGLEMLLIDEEGTVIQGFIPPSRIDTYLRHMIPGSTYRLNNFFGSKTKKVYRVADPDVTIAFSWNSVLSVLKDSSIRFSEDRFRFHGYEQFEAACGLRGDLYDYIGHIRLVNEQTLNQSLVLDEVEIASMCGPVMKLYIWEKAATDFCALSMSSRSSSRVFFDMDVQPTREYLAWLESNSEVANRVNAEIVTKAETATIGELLSYMKQEEAKVAWFECTATIDDVVRDSAWYYIACGGCKTKATKGPTTLMCKKCGKAEITGAAEEELYLTKLYVYDNNDYASFVVLGDAGHELTGKKTSGLVESYYEANEGAVDGHVVPVPQALIDTIGQTRTFIIKISNNNLEGKMQALTVTNVLPLEVPALGCDLDDIVVVPPTAVTLETGNREEGSSIVNEEHAADGVKRGSDMIVSDDAKGAKCG is encoded by the exons ATGAATTCCAACAGCAAAAATTCTGTTTCCGGCGATCTTCTCTCCAAGAAACCTACCAGAAAGGACGCTGTCTCCTCCGCCGCATCGATGAAGCCCTCCGCCTCACCGATGAAACCCTCTGCTGCACCGATGAAACCCTCTGCCGCACCGATGAAACCCTCCGCCGCACCGATGAAACCTATTGGCCAATCCGGCATCTCCGGTGATTCCTCTTTGAAGAAACGTAACGGCAAGGCCGTTGTCTGCTCCGATGTCCCCTCCGACAAAAACGATGGCGTCGTGTTCTCTAAAAATGTGACGTTTGGTCCACAAGCAGACGAGTTAAGGTTTCGTCTCATCCATTTTTGGGAGGCCAGGAACGCACTCTCGAAGATCCTTATTGGTTTAGAGATGCTTCTGATCGACGAAGAA GGTACTGTGATTCAGGGATTCATCCCACCATCGAGGATTGACACTTATCTGCGACACATGATTCCCGGTTCCACTTACAGACTCAACAACTTCTTTGGTTCTAAGACCAAGAAAGTGTACCGGGTTGCTGATCCAGATGTGACCATTGCTTTCTCATGGAACTCTGTCCTCTCTGTTCTCAAAGACAGTTCGATTCGGTTTTCTGAAGATCGATTTCGTTTCCATGGCTATGAACAGTTTGAAGCGGCCTGCGGCCTCAGAGGGGATCTGTATG ATTATATTGGTCATATTAGATTGGTGAATGAGCAGACTCTTAATCAGAGTCTTGTGCTTGATGAAGTCGAGATAGCTTCTATGTG TGGTCCTGTGATGAAGCTCTACATATGGGAGAAGGCAGCTACAGACTTCT GTGCTTTATCTATGTCATCCCGATCATCTTCACGGGTGTTTTTTGATATGGATGTTCAACCAACCAGGGAGTATCTGGCTTG GCTTGAATCAAACTCAGAAGTTGCTAATAGAGTTAATGCTGAAATTGTCACCAAGGCTGAGACAGCAACTATAGGGGAGCTACTCTCTTACATGAAGCAGGAAGAAGCGAAG GTCGCTTGGTTCGAGTGTACAGCCACTATTGATGATGTTGTGCGTGATTCCGCATGGTATTACATTGCTTGTGGTGGGTGCAAGACTAAAGCAACTAAAGGACCTACCACGCTTATGTGTAAGAAGTGTGGAAAGGCTGAGATTACTGGTGCTGCAGAGGAAGAATT GTATCTCACTAAGCTATATGTCTATGACAACAATGATTATGCGAGCTTTGTGGTTCTCGGTGACGCTGGGCATGAGTTAACTGGGAAGAAAACCTCTGGATTGGTTGAGAGCTACTATGAG GCTAATGAGGGCGCAGTAGATGGGCATGTAGTTCCGGTGCCTCAAGCCCTGATTGATACCATTGGACAGACACGCACGTTCATTATCAAGATATCAAACAACAACCTGGAAGGCAAGATGCAAGCTTTAACTGTCACCAATGTCCTCCCTCTTGAGGTTCCAGCACTTGGATGCGATCTAGACGACATCGTGGTTGTCCCTCCTACTGCAGTGACTTTGGAAACCGGTAATCGTGAGGAAGGTTCTTCCATTGTGAATGAGGAACATGCAGCTGATGGGGTGAAAAGAGGTTCTGATATGATTGTGTCAGATGATGCTAAGGGTGCTAAATGTGGCTAA